A region from the Lentimonas sp. CC4 genome encodes:
- a CDS encoding lipoate--protein ligase family protein, producing the protein MPLIILPNAFGDAATNMAVDASLLYTLPKGIAAFRHYGWTEPAITFGYTQRIAEVKATFPEADLRLCRRLTGGGIVDHRNDWTYALAIQSDLPAANTPATELYATLHGCIQQALDEQLIQSQLAPCPRACGKTPQTKSDAPDQCFVHPTTDDVLHPDGTKIAGAAMKRTREGLLIQGSIDRGTLPENFDFNTFATTFQQGIARELAIPIGTTEDLRTLFDGPRIQQERERFQSTAWLQKR; encoded by the coding sequence GTGCCACTCATCATCCTGCCCAACGCCTTTGGCGACGCCGCCACCAACATGGCCGTCGACGCTTCCCTGCTCTACACACTCCCCAAAGGCATCGCAGCGTTCCGGCATTATGGGTGGACTGAGCCCGCAATCACCTTCGGCTACACCCAACGGATCGCCGAGGTAAAGGCGACATTCCCCGAAGCAGACCTGCGCCTCTGCCGCCGACTCACCGGCGGAGGCATCGTCGACCACCGCAACGACTGGACCTACGCGCTCGCCATTCAGAGCGACCTCCCTGCTGCAAACACACCAGCGACCGAGCTCTACGCCACGCTCCATGGCTGCATCCAACAAGCACTCGACGAGCAATTGATTCAAAGCCAGCTGGCGCCCTGCCCACGTGCTTGCGGGAAAACACCGCAAACGAAATCGGACGCGCCCGATCAATGCTTCGTCCACCCCACAACCGACGATGTGCTCCACCCCGACGGCACTAAAATCGCTGGTGCCGCAATGAAGCGCACTCGCGAAGGCCTACTCATCCAAGGCTCAATCGACCGCGGCACACTCCCCGAAAACTTCGACTTCAACACTTTCGCCACCACTTTCCAACAGGGCATCGCACGCGAACTCGCCATCCCCATCGGCACCACCGAAGACCTGCGCACCTTGTTCGACGGCCCACGCATTCAGCAAGAGCGCGAGCGCTTCCAGAGCACTGCTTGGCTTCAAAAACGTTAA
- a CDS encoding SDR family oxidoreductase, translating to MKILLTGASGLLGNAYAEAAIRRGHTVIALYNRTEPTTRGLEQCIHIDAQDLEKITALALELWPDTIVNCAAISSPADVDADATLAEKINVALPRHLSQLSTHLGSRFLHISTDMVFDGHSAEPYRSTDMPCPTSLYGQTKLMAEREVLKHNPEDPVVLRIPILMGNSPSRQRSVHEKLLAAVARGETPQLFCDEIRQPCSANNVAEVLLELTERRDLHGIFHWAGEETMSRFEMAQRILKHFDLPLDSVKSACKSDDPEFADRPSNLTFNLHPIVSKLKTKPATFEEQLEELTHVEPMRSTDA from the coding sequence ATGAAAATTCTACTTACAGGAGCCTCAGGCCTTCTCGGAAATGCCTACGCCGAAGCCGCAATACGTCGCGGACACACAGTTATCGCACTCTACAATCGCACAGAGCCCACTACCCGCGGCCTAGAGCAATGCATCCATATCGATGCACAAGACCTAGAAAAGATCACCGCCCTCGCCCTCGAACTGTGGCCAGACACCATCGTCAACTGCGCTGCAATCTCTTCGCCCGCCGACGTCGATGCCGACGCCACACTCGCCGAAAAGATCAACGTCGCACTTCCACGCCACCTTTCACAGCTCTCGACCCACCTCGGCTCACGCTTCCTACACATCTCTACCGACATGGTATTCGACGGACACTCAGCCGAGCCCTACCGCTCGACCGACATGCCATGCCCCACCAGTCTCTACGGACAGACCAAACTCATGGCCGAGCGCGAAGTGCTGAAGCACAACCCCGAAGATCCTGTTGTTCTACGCATACCGATCCTCATGGGCAACAGCCCCAGCAGACAACGAAGCGTGCACGAAAAACTTCTCGCCGCTGTCGCACGCGGCGAGACACCACAACTCTTTTGCGACGAAATCCGCCAACCATGCTCAGCCAACAACGTTGCCGAAGTGCTGCTTGAGCTCACCGAGCGCCGCGACCTCCACGGCATCTTCCATTGGGCGGGCGAGGAAACCATGAGCCGCTTCGAAATGGCACAACGTATCCTCAAACACTTTGACCTACCGCTCGACAGCGTAAAGTCCGCCTGCAAGAGCGACGATCCCGAATTTGCAGATCGCCCCAGCAACCTGACCTTCAACCTGCACCCAATCGTCAGTAAGCTAAAAACAAAGCCAGCCACCTTCGAAGAGCAACTCGAAGAGCTCACCCACGTCGAGCCAATGCGCTCAACCGACGCATAG
- the hisC gene encoding histidinol-phosphate transaminase translates to MKYAELANAGVHEQPVYEPGKPIETVAREYGLDPANIAKLASNENPFGASPKAIVAAGTALQSAHLYPDGNCHDLRQKLAEARGVSPESILIGNGSNEIIELLGHAFLRPGVEVVMGAQAFIVYKLVAKLFGATPVEVPMADFGHDLDAMLAAVTERTRLLFVASPNNPTGVANTEADLLKLAQNLPEHVILCLDEAYAEYLEQAPDLSAAIHAGRKVVCLRTFSKIYGLGGLRVGYAYGDPELIALLHRVRQPFNVNSVAQAAATAALGDLEFVEMCRAENEAGRAVLCDGLAALGFETVGGAANFVLSRVGNGVAVFQALQQRGIIVRPLAPYGMPEYVRITIGRSDENARLLSTLSELLEHGEVAGNQ, encoded by the coding sequence ATGAAATACGCTGAACTCGCGAATGCCGGAGTGCATGAACAACCGGTCTATGAGCCCGGGAAACCAATCGAGACTGTTGCCCGTGAATACGGGCTCGATCCTGCTAACATTGCTAAACTGGCTTCGAATGAGAATCCGTTTGGGGCTTCGCCGAAGGCAATTGTGGCGGCGGGAACTGCGTTGCAAAGTGCGCACTTGTATCCGGATGGGAATTGTCATGATCTTCGGCAAAAGCTGGCGGAGGCGCGTGGAGTTTCGCCAGAGTCGATTTTGATCGGCAATGGGTCGAACGAAATTATTGAGCTGCTGGGGCATGCGTTTCTGCGGCCTGGCGTGGAAGTGGTGATGGGGGCGCAGGCCTTTATTGTGTATAAGTTGGTAGCGAAATTGTTTGGTGCGACACCAGTTGAAGTGCCGATGGCGGACTTTGGGCATGATTTGGATGCGATGCTGGCGGCTGTTACGGAGCGGACACGTCTGTTATTTGTTGCGAGTCCGAATAATCCGACGGGCGTTGCGAACACGGAGGCTGATTTGTTGAAGTTGGCGCAGAATTTGCCTGAGCATGTGATTCTTTGTTTGGACGAGGCGTATGCGGAGTATTTAGAGCAGGCACCCGATTTGTCGGCTGCAATCCATGCGGGGCGTAAGGTGGTGTGCTTGCGCACATTTTCGAAGATTTACGGGCTCGGCGGTTTGCGGGTCGGCTATGCGTATGGTGATCCGGAGCTGATCGCTTTGCTGCATCGAGTGCGTCAGCCGTTTAATGTGAACTCGGTGGCGCAGGCTGCTGCGACTGCGGCCTTGGGCGATTTAGAATTTGTTGAAATGTGCCGAGCTGAGAATGAGGCCGGGCGTGCGGTGTTGTGCGACGGGCTAGCTGCGCTTGGTTTTGAGACGGTCGGTGGTGCTGCGAATTTTGTGTTGAGCCGAGTCGGAAATGGCGTGGCGGTTTTTCAGGCATTACAGCAGCGCGGGATTATTGTGCGGCCTTTGGCGCCTTATGGCATGCCTGAGTATGTGCGTATTACGATTGGGCGTAGCGATGAGAACGCACGGTTGTTAAGCACTTTGAGTGAGTTGCTTGAGCATGGTGAGGTTGCTGGAAATCAATGA
- a CDS encoding hemolysin family protein: MSAAWIDFLVSLSAVALMLVLHGFLVMCEISLVKFRYGDVDGEALEMVKRRRGIARLIENGDRTGRVVRFSKTLCTVAVGLLLMPVVSVFFELFGSVQTPDRWLVVLLSFVCATSVHFLFAEIFPRGLAMRDPVQAIQSSYRVLWVFQILTLPGMLFFRGLKRVLFRRLGVDVEDELNPLDLDVQIRAMGEDSHELSPVVRTIVNRALQMQELVVQDVLLPRSQVVIYDLEEGFESNLEVMKQAGHTRFPLCRGNLDDCVGILHIKDMFRFGGALEELDPMKLKRTVAMFDLETPLEEALERMLRAKFHMALAVDEFGGIVGVVTFESILEELVGDIQDEFDSEEEQVRALRAPNTYRISGLTPIHDLEESLGLKIENEEVSTFGGLITGELGRIPARGDTLTIAGMQITVDEVDERRVIAAQVVYARP, translated from the coding sequence ATGAGTGCGGCGTGGATTGATTTTCTCGTGTCGTTGAGCGCAGTGGCGCTAATGTTGGTGCTGCATGGGTTTCTTGTGATGTGCGAAATTAGCCTGGTTAAGTTTCGCTATGGCGATGTGGATGGGGAGGCATTGGAGATGGTCAAGCGTCGCCGTGGGATTGCTCGTTTGATCGAGAACGGCGACCGGACGGGGCGTGTGGTTCGTTTTAGTAAGACGCTTTGCACAGTGGCGGTTGGCTTGTTGTTGATGCCTGTCGTGAGTGTTTTTTTTGAGCTCTTTGGGTCGGTTCAGACGCCAGACCGTTGGTTGGTTGTGTTGCTCTCCTTTGTGTGTGCGACGTCCGTGCATTTCCTGTTCGCGGAGATTTTTCCGCGTGGTTTGGCGATGCGAGATCCAGTTCAAGCCATTCAGAGCTCATACCGAGTTCTATGGGTGTTCCAGATATTGACGCTCCCTGGTATGCTGTTTTTTCGTGGCTTAAAGCGCGTGTTGTTTCGCCGCCTTGGAGTGGACGTGGAGGATGAGTTGAACCCGTTGGATTTGGATGTGCAGATTCGGGCGATGGGTGAGGATAGTCACGAACTGTCGCCTGTGGTGCGAACAATTGTAAATCGAGCGCTGCAAATGCAGGAGCTCGTGGTTCAAGACGTGCTGCTGCCGCGCAGTCAGGTCGTTATTTACGATTTAGAAGAGGGTTTTGAGTCGAATCTTGAGGTGATGAAACAGGCGGGACATACGCGTTTCCCGCTGTGTCGTGGCAATTTAGATGACTGTGTCGGTATCCTTCATATTAAGGATATGTTTCGCTTTGGTGGTGCGTTGGAGGAGCTCGACCCGATGAAGCTCAAGCGCACTGTTGCGATGTTTGACTTGGAGACGCCGTTAGAGGAGGCCTTGGAGCGTATGCTACGTGCGAAGTTTCACATGGCACTGGCCGTGGATGAATTTGGCGGCATTGTGGGCGTTGTGACTTTCGAGAGTATTTTAGAAGAGCTCGTAGGCGATATTCAGGATGAATTCGACAGTGAAGAAGAGCAGGTTCGAGCGCTTCGAGCGCCGAATACGTATCGGATTTCCGGGCTGACTCCCATTCACGACCTAGAAGAGTCGTTGGGCTTGAAGATCGAGAATGAGGAAGTCTCGACCTTTGGTGGACTGATCACTGGAGAGCTCGGACGTATTCCTGCGCGTGGCGATACCTTAACGATTGCTGGTATGCAAATTACAGTCGATGAAGTCGATGAGCGACGGGTGATTGCTGCTCAAGTCGTTTATGCGCGGCCGTAA
- a CDS encoding tetratricopeptide repeat protein has protein sequence MPTKNERRTNNPTLREKPILLGFVVQRKGSDGRIHIAVRWGRILSTLVILLIAGWIAVAGALYGYFKYKKSFDEVTFSGMMTLPFRMEEHRKEMGDYHIKKGLEEIKEGNYRDALRLLRLGVSRSPSNLEGRRVLSEFYELAIKRPDIAADLMLKGIDKGGIEDLDYIKQTLRVLLRHQMDEQIQELADEYLPDEPEFDDINRTLAFGAANANYLRGNYDQADDYIISYNLIESLEGLLLSSQISWDRGNQISAITKMEHSLARFPNSEPLLMQLSRYHREMGDIDKARRYAILRNVKDPLSAAPRLELLYIYNKSGDTEREQRETQRMLKQFHDDESALQALANFAADTGNIDLARRTYEEALENEFAVDAFALLLIESHLVSKDYQGALSFSEELLKERPDWLTKRWAIFNSLRAVASYGINRPDLGEIYLQHFIDDTNNPPQTYLAVARRFSNTDRSQQARKILATAYQRAPANQKILSELIRVELKLGNTENLNRLLTRLLQMRRPQMDLIFEAYQKLGSDRFIFTPDRESLLLQLSAILRENSQELQAIDS, from the coding sequence ATGCCCACAAAAAACGAAAGACGAACTAACAATCCCACCTTGCGCGAAAAGCCAATTTTGCTCGGATTTGTCGTGCAGCGCAAAGGCTCCGATGGCCGTATACACATCGCAGTCAGATGGGGCCGTATCCTATCGACCCTAGTCATTTTATTGATTGCGGGCTGGATTGCAGTCGCAGGAGCCCTTTACGGATACTTCAAATATAAGAAGAGTTTTGATGAGGTAACCTTTAGCGGCATGATGACACTGCCCTTCCGAATGGAAGAACACCGCAAGGAGATGGGTGATTATCACATCAAAAAGGGGCTCGAAGAAATAAAAGAAGGCAACTATCGGGACGCCCTTCGCCTGTTACGACTCGGCGTCTCACGATCCCCATCCAACCTGGAAGGCCGAAGAGTGCTATCTGAGTTTTACGAGCTCGCAATCAAGCGCCCTGACATTGCCGCAGACTTAATGCTCAAGGGGATTGATAAAGGCGGCATTGAGGACCTCGACTATATCAAACAAACTCTACGCGTCCTACTTCGCCACCAGATGGACGAGCAAATCCAAGAGCTTGCCGACGAGTATCTACCTGACGAGCCCGAATTCGACGACATCAATCGCACACTTGCCTTTGGGGCAGCGAACGCCAACTACTTGCGCGGCAATTACGATCAAGCGGATGACTATATCATCTCATACAACTTAATCGAATCACTTGAAGGACTGCTGCTCTCCTCTCAGATCAGCTGGGATCGCGGCAATCAAATCTCCGCAATCACCAAGATGGAGCATTCGCTAGCCAGATTCCCTAATTCTGAGCCACTCCTCATGCAGCTCAGTCGCTATCACCGCGAGATGGGCGACATCGACAAAGCTCGTCGCTATGCAATCCTGAGAAACGTCAAGGATCCGCTCAGCGCAGCGCCACGACTAGAATTGCTATATATATATAACAAGTCTGGAGACACCGAACGTGAGCAACGCGAAACACAGCGCATGCTGAAGCAATTCCACGACGACGAAAGCGCCCTTCAAGCGCTCGCCAACTTTGCAGCCGACACTGGAAATATCGACCTCGCTCGCCGCACCTACGAAGAAGCACTCGAAAATGAATTCGCAGTAGATGCCTTCGCACTCCTCTTGATCGAATCCCACCTCGTGAGTAAAGACTACCAAGGAGCTCTAAGCTTCTCCGAAGAACTACTCAAGGAACGCCCGGACTGGCTGACTAAACGATGGGCGATTTTCAATAGCCTTCGTGCTGTCGCATCATATGGCATCAATCGTCCAGACTTAGGGGAAATTTACCTACAGCACTTCATCGACGACACAAATAATCCGCCGCAGACCTACCTCGCAGTTGCACGCCGCTTCTCGAACACAGATAGAAGCCAACAGGCACGCAAGATCTTAGCCACAGCCTACCAGCGGGCACCAGCCAACCAAAAGATTCTATCCGAACTCATTCGAGTCGAACTGAAACTAGGCAATACTGAGAATCTCAATCGCTTGCTAACTCGCCTGCTACAGATGCGTCGCCCTCAGATGGATCTCATCTTCGAAGCCTACCAAAAGCTCGGCAGCGATCGCTTCATCTTCACACCGGACCGCGAAAGCCTACTGCTCCAACTCAGCGCAATTCTGCGTGAGAACTCCCAGGAGCTACAAGCGATCGACTCATAA
- a CDS encoding outer membrane beta-barrel protein → MKIKESLFLVTLAPLAGLFTAAEASPLVSIGDNVDVFFNGSSSLKWESNVFNDEDDEKSDLKWTVSPGFEVNVGRGVSNLDLSIITRYDIIRYDDLSRLDSELFHIKAISSYQSSRWDVNGLVSFDESQSTNNGNDNRKGKITESDNTAARLNGEYRLSPKFSVGSGVNYSDREYTGNDDSLADRESFTIPLDVYYELTPKVDLSVGYQYTTTDVGSTTNGNTYIGSYDSDSHFFNVGARGNLLPKLTGFFKVGYTTYDPDDSTIRVGGVPSGSTDRDSSGTMGFDADFTYLATPKVTTKLHLHRGFGIGGEGQSTENTTANLSASYSINTNYSASANFGYTFRDYTDQNREDNYYNTGVRLSYVPNQYWRFSTGYRYSENDSDRKGQSYESHTIDLTASLRY, encoded by the coding sequence ATGAAAATTAAAGAGTCTCTCTTCCTCGTCACGCTCGCGCCACTTGCGGGCTTGTTTACCGCTGCTGAAGCTTCTCCTCTCGTTTCGATTGGTGACAATGTGGATGTTTTTTTTAACGGATCTTCTTCTTTGAAGTGGGAGTCTAATGTTTTTAACGATGAGGATGACGAGAAGAGTGACCTGAAGTGGACGGTCTCGCCTGGTTTTGAAGTGAATGTCGGCCGCGGGGTTTCCAACTTAGATCTAAGTATCATTACTCGTTATGATATTATCCGCTATGACGATTTGTCTCGTCTGGATTCAGAGCTTTTTCATATCAAAGCGATCAGCTCTTATCAGTCGAGTCGTTGGGATGTAAATGGTCTCGTGAGTTTTGATGAGAGCCAATCAACTAATAATGGTAACGATAATCGTAAGGGCAAGATTACCGAGTCTGACAACACTGCGGCGCGATTAAATGGTGAATATCGTTTGTCACCGAAGTTTAGTGTTGGTTCCGGGGTGAACTACTCGGATCGTGAATATACCGGCAATGACGATAGTTTGGCGGATCGCGAGTCATTTACGATTCCACTCGACGTATACTACGAGCTCACTCCAAAGGTCGACTTGAGTGTCGGTTATCAGTATACCACGACTGATGTCGGCAGCACGACCAATGGTAATACTTATATCGGAAGCTACGATTCTGATAGCCACTTCTTTAATGTCGGTGCGCGTGGCAACCTTTTGCCGAAGTTGACTGGTTTCTTTAAGGTCGGTTATACTACATATGATCCTGATGATTCAACGATTCGGGTCGGTGGAGTTCCATCAGGAAGCACAGATCGCGATTCGTCTGGCACTATGGGCTTTGATGCTGACTTTACCTACCTTGCGACACCTAAAGTGACGACGAAGCTTCACCTACATCGTGGGTTTGGTATCGGCGGCGAAGGTCAAAGCACTGAAAATACGACTGCAAACCTGAGTGCGAGCTATTCAATTAATACAAATTACTCAGCGAGTGCTAATTTCGGGTATACTTTCCGCGATTATACAGACCAAAATCGTGAAGATAATTACTATAATACCGGCGTTCGCTTGTCATATGTGCCAAATCAATACTGGCGCTTTAGCACTGGCTATCGTTACTCCGAAAATGATTCGGATCGTAAGGGGCAGAGCTATGAATCGCACACCATTGATCTGACTGCGTCGCTTCGCTACTAA
- a CDS encoding polysaccharide biosynthesis/export family protein → MKRLITLFISSLILGALALLGQDAAPSSASSSDSSGASSRGSFGGGSAIGMVVGNNYVLKPSDVIQIEVYQEPDLDKSVRIEGDGTVALALVGKVKVAGMTIAESKSLITDLYNRDYLVDPQISVLVVSFSPKVIHILGSVNRPGVVEIPPDRDLTLTEAMAMVNGVTRLGNPKAIKIKRVDKDGHSRQMEVNFSKIVTDPDVRDIVLKEGDTIWVPERII, encoded by the coding sequence ATGAAACGTCTAATTACCCTTTTTATCTCATCCCTTATCTTAGGCGCTCTTGCTCTTCTTGGGCAAGATGCTGCACCCAGTTCCGCTTCTTCATCTGATTCTTCGGGGGCAAGTAGTCGTGGTAGTTTTGGTGGTGGTAGCGCGATCGGTATGGTCGTTGGCAATAATTATGTGCTGAAGCCGTCTGATGTGATTCAGATTGAAGTGTATCAGGAGCCAGACCTCGATAAATCGGTTCGAATTGAGGGAGACGGCACTGTTGCTTTAGCGCTAGTTGGTAAGGTGAAAGTTGCGGGTATGACGATCGCGGAGAGTAAATCGCTGATCACTGATTTGTATAATCGTGATTATTTGGTCGATCCGCAGATTTCTGTGCTGGTTGTGTCTTTTTCGCCTAAGGTGATTCATATTCTTGGTTCGGTGAACCGTCCTGGCGTTGTAGAAATACCACCTGATCGTGATTTGACGTTGACTGAGGCGATGGCGATGGTGAATGGGGTCACTCGTTTGGGGAATCCTAAGGCCATTAAGATCAAGCGAGTGGATAAAGATGGGCATTCTAGGCAGATGGAGGTCAACTTTAGTAAAATCGTCACAGACCCTGATGTTCGGGATATTGTCCTCAAAGAGGGCGATACGATTTGGGTGCCTGAAAGAATTATCTAG
- a CDS encoding polysaccharide biosynthesis tyrosine autokinase has product MKNDYVRGAPDLNSGGYGGGGYGGGSYGYGYGSGYGDGDSYGGGGYGSGAPQRSFKDYFLMFRERIWYLIVAFFIIFSGSILYTFNKTKVYTAVAMVQLLRDDPTAMASMEIEQNQIRGAEDLNTQISVLNSGKIIQGVERRLQDDERERFMAPYADALSLSGPLSPVEILGKYRKVMPQRMSLMIGVAYTHPDPVIAARVANLFADEFINYNLTLNIDGSMKAVEDLRIRADQQKERVEELELKLAEYREDNNAVSLDTSENIAGAQLASLNEMKLSNKNVYDNLETRWNLIESYRREGKDLWELSFIAEQPRVSNLLERISGTKIQISSLSKRYREKHPVMIQQLQTLQESEAELVFAVQNSVNKIGAAYAESKSNFELASQRLAEKEAELIELSKTRVEYSSLLRELDVQQGFLQALVARMTQEKAQVNLKNPNSRVIDEALPPLRHSSPNIVMNLAAGLFGGVAAGVGLIFLVAFLDDRVKSAFDIEGTIGLPMLGVVPRIKKLDSNSKAQAVASNVDRHVTETFRSIHSALKLNDDSKNAKVIVTTSTVPGEGKSFISSNLALTFANHGEKTLLLDGDLRLPNVARSLQLENEFGVLDHIEKDVSLDEVIIKEVYPNLDVLPTGGKSKNPTQVLNSSKFEAMLADLRDRYDRIVIDSPPLAAVSDALNLLPLADGVIYVIKFNTVKRKTAVVNVRRMWESNTPVFGAILNNITSSLSNYYYSSYSDKAYQDYYIHQDEEFEEELAGSVEPEMRPKA; this is encoded by the coding sequence ATGAAAAATGATTATGTAAGAGGCGCCCCTGACCTGAATTCTGGTGGTTATGGCGGCGGCGGTTATGGCGGCGGTAGCTATGGTTATGGCTATGGTAGCGGCTACGGTGATGGTGATTCTTATGGTGGTGGGGGCTATGGCAGTGGCGCACCGCAGCGTTCTTTTAAGGATTATTTCCTGATGTTTCGTGAGCGTATCTGGTATCTGATTGTCGCGTTTTTCATCATTTTCTCTGGTTCGATTCTTTATACGTTTAATAAGACTAAGGTGTATACTGCGGTCGCTATGGTTCAGTTGTTGCGAGACGATCCGACTGCAATGGCATCGATGGAGATAGAGCAGAATCAGATTCGAGGCGCTGAGGATTTGAATACTCAGATAAGCGTGCTGAATAGCGGTAAAATTATTCAAGGTGTAGAGCGTCGATTGCAAGATGATGAGCGCGAGCGCTTTATGGCTCCTTATGCAGATGCTCTCAGCTTATCTGGTCCGCTGTCTCCTGTTGAGATTTTAGGTAAATATCGTAAGGTGATGCCGCAGCGTATGAGTCTGATGATTGGCGTGGCCTACACGCATCCAGATCCTGTGATTGCGGCGCGTGTTGCGAATCTCTTTGCGGACGAGTTTATTAATTACAATCTGACGCTGAATATCGATGGTTCGATGAAAGCTGTTGAGGATTTGCGTATTCGTGCGGATCAGCAGAAGGAGCGGGTTGAAGAGCTCGAACTGAAGCTGGCTGAATATCGAGAAGACAATAATGCAGTGTCTCTGGACACTTCTGAGAATATTGCTGGTGCTCAACTTGCGAGTTTGAACGAAATGAAGCTGAGTAATAAGAATGTGTATGATAACTTGGAGACGCGGTGGAATCTGATCGAGAGTTATCGCCGAGAAGGGAAGGATTTGTGGGAGTTGTCCTTCATTGCTGAGCAGCCACGTGTTTCGAATCTTCTAGAGCGGATCTCTGGAACTAAGATTCAAATTTCTTCATTGTCGAAGCGTTACCGTGAGAAGCATCCAGTGATGATTCAGCAGCTACAGACACTGCAAGAGTCTGAGGCAGAGTTGGTGTTCGCGGTTCAGAATTCTGTGAATAAGATTGGTGCCGCATACGCCGAGTCAAAGAGCAATTTTGAGCTCGCGAGCCAGCGTCTTGCTGAAAAGGAAGCTGAGTTGATCGAGTTGAGTAAGACTCGTGTCGAGTATAGCTCGTTGTTGCGTGAGTTGGATGTGCAGCAAGGGTTCTTGCAGGCATTGGTGGCTCGCATGACGCAAGAAAAAGCTCAGGTGAATTTGAAGAATCCAAATTCTCGTGTGATCGATGAGGCGCTGCCTCCACTGCGTCACTCTTCGCCTAATATTGTGATGAATTTGGCCGCTGGTCTGTTTGGCGGCGTGGCGGCCGGGGTTGGCTTAATCTTCCTAGTCGCGTTCTTGGATGACCGTGTCAAAAGTGCATTTGATATTGAGGGCACTATTGGCCTGCCGATGTTGGGTGTGGTTCCGCGTATTAAGAAGTTGGATTCGAACTCAAAGGCTCAGGCCGTTGCTTCGAATGTTGACCGCCATGTGACAGAGACTTTCCGCTCAATTCACTCTGCCCTTAAGTTGAATGATGACAGCAAAAATGCGAAGGTCATCGTGACGACCAGCACGGTTCCTGGTGAAGGTAAGTCATTTATTAGCTCCAACTTGGCGCTGACATTCGCGAATCATGGTGAGAAAACCTTGCTGCTGGATGGTGACTTGCGCCTTCCGAATGTTGCTCGTTCATTACAGCTCGAGAATGAGTTTGGGGTGTTAGATCACATTGAAAAGGATGTGTCGCTGGATGAGGTGATTATCAAGGAGGTGTATCCTAATCTCGATGTGTTGCCTACTGGTGGTAAGTCGAAGAACCCCACTCAGGTGCTGAATAGTTCCAAGTTTGAGGCTATGTTGGCTGATTTGCGTGATCGTTATGATCGAATTGTGATCGACTCTCCGCCGCTTGCGGCTGTGAGTGATGCGCTTAACCTGCTGCCTTTGGCTGATGGTGTTATCTATGTGATCAAGTTCAATACCGTGAAGCGTAAGACTGCCGTGGTGAATGTTCGCCGCATGTGGGAGTCGAATACGCCTGTATTTGGTGCGATTCTAAATAACATTACTAGTTCGCTGTCGAATTACTACTACTCCAGCTATTCCGATAAGGCGTATCAGGACTATTATATCCATCAGGATGAGGAATTTGAAGAGGAGCTGGCAGGCTCGGTTGAGCCAGAGATGAGGCCGAAGGCTTAA